A genomic window from Ruminiclostridium cellulolyticum H10 includes:
- a CDS encoding endo-1,4-beta-xylanase produces MGIINDNKYSHRIVTKTAKLSGLDGSVLKNTEVVVQQTRHKFLFGCAQFDAIPYVNNEFKGEEKERAEQRFDKFIDLFNYATLPFYWAFYESVKGQPMIKETKKAAEWLVSNGLLLKGHTLCWHTITAPWLLDMTNEEILMAQMKRINRDVSEFEGLIDIWDAINEVVIMPVFDKYDNGITRICKELGRIKLVSKVFSEAKKANPSATLLINDFNTSESYAILLEGLIEAGVPIDAIGIQSHMHQGYWGVEKTLEVLERFSRFNLPLHFTENTLVSGQLIPPEIEDLNDYQVKEWPSTVAGEDRQAREVISHYKTLLANPKVESITWWDFADGAWLGAPSGFITVDNRVKPAYDELHKLIKGEWWLKPTKYMTNENGEITISGFFGDYEVSCQGKRIGFTFDSSNDTVKLKI; encoded by the coding sequence ATGGGTATAATAAATGACAACAAGTATAGCCATCGAATTGTAACAAAGACAGCTAAACTTTCCGGATTGGACGGCAGTGTACTAAAAAATACAGAAGTTGTTGTTCAGCAGACCAGGCACAAATTTCTTTTTGGATGTGCACAATTTGATGCGATTCCTTATGTAAACAATGAATTTAAGGGCGAAGAAAAAGAACGTGCAGAACAACGATTTGACAAGTTTATTGATTTGTTTAACTACGCAACCCTACCTTTTTATTGGGCATTTTATGAATCTGTAAAAGGCCAGCCTATGATAAAGGAAACAAAGAAGGCAGCCGAATGGCTAGTTTCAAACGGGCTTCTTCTAAAGGGGCATACACTGTGCTGGCATACTATTACAGCACCTTGGCTGCTTGATATGACAAATGAAGAAATACTTATGGCTCAGATGAAGCGTATAAACCGTGATGTTTCAGAGTTCGAAGGCTTGATAGATATTTGGGACGCAATAAATGAAGTTGTTATAATGCCTGTTTTTGATAAATATGATAATGGAATTACAAGGATTTGCAAAGAGCTTGGACGTATAAAACTGGTTAGTAAAGTGTTTAGTGAAGCAAAAAAAGCAAATCCAAGTGCCACGTTGTTAATAAACGATTTTAATACTTCTGAATCCTATGCGATTCTGTTGGAAGGACTTATTGAGGCAGGGGTACCTATCGATGCCATCGGAATACAGTCTCATATGCACCAGGGGTACTGGGGTGTGGAAAAGACTTTGGAGGTACTCGAAAGGTTTTCCAGGTTCAATCTTCCGCTTCACTTTACAGAAAATACTTTGGTTTCAGGACAGTTGATACCGCCTGAAATTGAAGACCTGAATGATTATCAAGTAAAGGAATGGCCTTCGACAGTTGCGGGTGAGGACAGACAAGCCAGAGAAGTTATATCCCATTATAAGACTCTTTTGGCGAATCCAAAGGTTGAATCCATTACTTGGTGGGATTTTGCAGATGGAGCTTGGCTGGGTGCACCATCAGGATTTATTACTGTTGATAATAGGGTTAAACCTGCATACGATGAACTACACAAACTTATAAAAGGTGAGTGGTGGCTGAAACCGACTAAGTATATGACTAATGAAAATGGAGAAATAACTATTTCGGGATTCTTTGGTGATTATGAGGTTTCTTGCCAGGGAAAAAGGATTGGTTTTACTTTTGATAGTTCAAACGATACTGTCAAACTAAAAATTTAA
- a CDS encoding aminotransferase class I/II-fold pyridoxal phosphate-dependent enzyme: MKTIKEYNLPIYNYLRKYAKEDINVFHMPGHKLSRGIPRELSDDVLKLDVTEIDGTDNLHYPEGIIKEAQELAARAFGADRTFFLVNGSTCGIQAAIMSVCTRGQKIIIGRDSHKSVVSGLILSGAKPIFVYPEYNSKFGIHEGITAQSIENALSMNPDAAAVLITRPNYYGICSDIKNIADTVHSYGKPLIVDEAHGAHLSFSPLLPPSANQYNADVVIQSAHKTLPAVTQGAYLHLNGPLIDIDKILFNLAMLQTSSPSYIVMTYLDIARELMQTEGIQRLKYLLDEINIFNGRVSEIGGYKVLSGKYLGINTIQDPTRLVLNVSRLGISGFQAEATLRAELSTQVEMADYENIVLITTIADKRRSFERLYESLSKLAQIPFDKDCIQQMEKKREFGEIQKPSDGFSVLSPYEAYAAQKEQKELKSCLGRICAGVITPYPPGIPILYPGEIIDGEKISYIEYIIDLGGTVNGVGNNNSVQVVK; encoded by the coding sequence GTGAAAACTATAAAAGAATATAACTTACCAATATACAATTATTTAAGGAAATATGCAAAAGAAGATATAAATGTATTCCATATGCCGGGCCACAAGCTCTCGAGGGGCATCCCCCGTGAACTTTCCGACGATGTTCTCAAGCTCGACGTAACAGAGATTGATGGAACAGATAACCTCCATTACCCCGAGGGAATAATAAAAGAGGCTCAGGAGCTTGCTGCAAGGGCCTTTGGAGCTGACCGTACTTTTTTTCTTGTAAATGGCTCAACCTGTGGGATTCAGGCTGCTATTATGAGTGTTTGCACCAGGGGACAAAAAATAATAATAGGAAGAGATTCGCATAAATCCGTAGTATCGGGGCTTATTTTGTCTGGGGCAAAACCGATATTTGTATATCCGGAATACAATAGTAAGTTTGGAATACATGAGGGTATAACAGCACAAAGTATTGAGAATGCCCTTAGTATGAACCCTGATGCAGCAGCCGTACTGATAACCAGACCCAATTACTATGGAATATGCAGTGACATTAAAAATATAGCAGATACAGTACATTCTTACGGAAAACCATTAATAGTAGATGAGGCACATGGAGCACATCTATCATTTAGTCCATTGCTGCCTCCTTCTGCAAACCAATACAACGCAGATGTTGTTATACAAAGTGCTCATAAAACACTACCTGCTGTAACACAAGGTGCATATTTGCACCTTAATGGACCACTGATTGACATTGATAAAATCCTATTTAATTTAGCCATGCTCCAAACTTCAAGTCCTTCATATATTGTAATGACATATCTGGATATTGCAAGAGAGCTTATGCAAACGGAAGGTATACAAAGACTCAAGTATTTACTGGACGAAATTAATATTTTCAACGGCAGGGTATCTGAAATTGGCGGTTATAAGGTTTTATCAGGTAAATACTTGGGTATTAATACAATACAGGATCCTACAAGACTTGTTCTAAATGTAAGTAGACTTGGCATAAGCGGATTCCAGGCAGAAGCAACACTCAGAGCAGAGCTGTCTACCCAGGTAGAAATGGCTGATTATGAAAACATTGTTTTAATTACAACAATAGCGGATAAAAGGCGGTCTTTCGAGAGGCTATATGAAAGTTTGTCAAAGCTGGCTCAAATACCTTTTGATAAAGACTGCATACAACAAATGGAAAAGAAGCGAGAATTTGGAGAAATACAAAAACCGTCAGATGGTTTCTCGGTATTAAGCCCATATGAAGCCTATGCTGCACAAAAGGAGCAAAAGGAATTAAAATCCTGCTTGGGAAGGATCTGTGCAGGAGTAATCACTCCGTATCCTCCGGGTATTCCGATTTTGTATCCGGGAGAAATTATAGACGGTGAAAAGATAAGTTACATAGAATATATTATTGACTTGGGCGGAACGGTTAATGGTGTTGGCAATAATAATAGTGTCCAAGTTGTGAAATAA
- a CDS encoding ABC transporter permease encodes MANNVTALADNKLQGKKRTGHKITWNTLVKQKQLIFMSVPMLIYVLIFSYVPIWGWLMAFQNYKPAKGFFEQKWVGLQNFKYLLRDDNFIRDFRNTICMSFINLVLSYVTAIVLALLLNEIKNVFFKRTVQTISYLPHFLSWVIVTGIVATCLSTEGGIVNIVLVKLGIINSPINWLSEGKYFWGIVGATNVWKELGWNTIIYLGAITAIDPALYEAADLDGAGRFKKMQHVTLPGIKATFVVLLIMSIGHVMEAGFEIQYLLGKGPVLDWSETIDIYVIKYGINQFNYSLATAAGIFKSVIAIIMLFLANNVAKRLGEERLI; translated from the coding sequence ATGGCTAATAATGTAACAGCTTTAGCTGATAATAAACTACAAGGCAAGAAAAGGACGGGACATAAAATAACCTGGAACACGCTTGTAAAGCAAAAGCAGCTTATATTTATGTCCGTACCGATGCTCATTTATGTTTTAATATTTTCATATGTACCGATTTGGGGCTGGCTCATGGCTTTCCAGAATTATAAACCGGCAAAGGGCTTTTTTGAACAAAAGTGGGTTGGTCTCCAAAATTTTAAGTATCTTTTAAGAGATGATAATTTCATAAGAGATTTTAGAAATACAATTTGCATGAGCTTTATAAACCTGGTACTAAGCTATGTTACAGCAATAGTACTTGCATTACTTTTAAATGAAATTAAAAATGTGTTCTTCAAGAGAACTGTTCAGACTATATCTTATTTACCACACTTTTTGTCTTGGGTAATTGTAACAGGTATAGTGGCTACTTGCCTTTCAACTGAGGGCGGTATTGTAAACATAGTACTGGTGAAGTTAGGTATAATTAATTCCCCAATAAACTGGTTAAGTGAAGGAAAGTATTTCTGGGGAATTGTAGGTGCCACCAATGTATGGAAAGAGCTTGGATGGAATACAATAATTTACCTTGGTGCGATAACTGCCATCGATCCTGCCTTATACGAGGCGGCGGATTTGGATGGAGCCGGAAGATTCAAGAAAATGCAGCATGTTACACTTCCGGGAATTAAAGCTACCTTTGTAGTACTTCTGATAATGTCTATAGGTCATGTTATGGAAGCGGGTTTTGAAATTCAGTACCTGTTAGGAAAAGGACCTGTTTTGGATTGGTCTGAAACTATAGATATTTATGTCATCAAGTATGGTATTAACCAGTTCAATTATTCGCTTGCAACGGCAGCAGGTATATTTAAGAGTGTAATCGCAATTATTATGCTGTTCCTTGCCAATAATGTTGCTAAGAGATTAGGCGAAGAAAGGCTTATCTAA
- a CDS encoding ABC transporter substrate-binding protein: MMLRKRNWLVVLLTVLLAVSFTLTGCGGSDSSSSTSTSGTATATGSAAGEKLDPIEISFFISDPGQAPTPDNKIYKKIKEELGVTCNFEFLVGDKNQKIGVMIAGGEYPDVVTVGSDTVSKFTGAGALVPLEDIIEKSAPNLKKHFDPFKNKVKDVEDGHFYAMPGYGVYYNDFSINVNEGPAFFIQKAVLKDAGYPKVKTLDQYFDLIEKYKAKNPTIDGQPTIGFEILSEGWRDFCLKNPPQHLIGHPNDGGVVVNSETNTAEFFWDKDYAKRYYKKINEINAKGLLDPETFTMNFDQYIAKLSSGRVLGMFDQHWNFNNAELTLKTQKKFERTYAPLPLVFDEDTRDYYMDRPVLNVNTGYAITKSAKNPERIVKFFDALLTEEWQTILGWGIKDEDYKVGDDGMFYMTPEQRVNYNDQTWRLANMAHTLWYYAPKMEGTFSDGNATGPGGQPKEYYDALDQYDKDFFKAYGYDQQSDFFSPAPENRISYPAWQIDLVDGSPASMANTKVGDIATKYLPKAILAKPDKFDSVWDEYVNQLHKEDIQAYVDRINDQLKWRAENWK; this comes from the coding sequence ATGATGTTAAGAAAGAGAAATTGGCTAGTAGTACTATTAACAGTTTTATTGGCAGTAAGCTTTACTTTAACAGGTTGTGGCGGTTCTGATAGCAGCTCTTCTACTTCAACTTCCGGAACAGCAACAGCTACAGGTTCAGCAGCAGGTGAAAAGCTGGATCCTATAGAGATAAGCTTCTTTATTTCTGATCCAGGTCAGGCTCCGACACCTGATAACAAGATTTACAAGAAAATCAAGGAAGAACTTGGAGTTACTTGTAATTTTGAGTTTTTAGTAGGTGACAAAAACCAGAAGATAGGAGTTATGATTGCTGGTGGCGAATATCCTGATGTAGTAACTGTTGGATCTGATACAGTTAGTAAATTTACTGGAGCTGGTGCTTTAGTTCCTTTAGAGGACATTATCGAAAAGAGTGCTCCAAACCTCAAGAAACATTTTGATCCATTTAAGAATAAGGTAAAGGATGTTGAAGACGGACATTTTTATGCAATGCCTGGCTACGGTGTATATTATAATGATTTTAGTATAAATGTTAATGAAGGACCTGCTTTCTTTATACAAAAAGCAGTGTTAAAGGATGCTGGTTACCCGAAGGTTAAAACTCTTGACCAGTACTTCGATCTTATAGAAAAATATAAAGCAAAAAATCCTACAATAGACGGACAACCAACAATAGGTTTTGAAATTCTTTCAGAAGGCTGGAGAGATTTCTGCCTCAAGAATCCACCTCAACATCTGATCGGTCATCCAAACGATGGCGGTGTTGTAGTTAATAGTGAGACTAATACTGCAGAATTCTTCTGGGATAAGGATTATGCAAAGAGATACTATAAGAAAATTAATGAAATTAATGCTAAGGGCTTACTTGACCCTGAAACATTTACTATGAACTTTGACCAATATATCGCTAAGCTTTCAAGCGGTAGAGTTCTTGGTATGTTCGACCAGCACTGGAACTTCAATAATGCTGAATTAACATTAAAGACTCAGAAGAAGTTTGAAAGAACATATGCTCCATTGCCTTTAGTATTCGACGAAGATACTAGGGATTACTACATGGACAGACCTGTTCTCAATGTTAACACAGGTTATGCTATTACAAAGAGTGCAAAAAATCCTGAGAGAATTGTCAAATTCTTCGATGCATTGTTAACAGAAGAATGGCAGACGATTCTCGGATGGGGAATCAAAGACGAAGACTACAAGGTTGGCGATGACGGCATGTTCTACATGACTCCTGAACAACGTGTAAACTACAATGACCAGACATGGAGACTTGCAAACATGGCTCACACTCTCTGGTACTATGCTCCTAAGATGGAAGGTACATTTAGCGATGGAAATGCTACAGGCCCCGGCGGACAGCCAAAAGAATACTATGATGCACTTGACCAGTACGACAAAGATTTCTTTAAGGCTTACGGATATGATCAGCAGTCTGATTTCTTTAGCCCAGCTCCTGAAAACAGAATATCATACCCAGCATGGCAGATAGATCTTGTTGACGGTTCACCTGCAAGCATGGCAAACACAAAAGTTGGAGATATTGCAACTAAATATTTACCAAAGGCAATACTTGCTAAACCAGATAAATTCGACAGTGTATGGGATGAATATGTAAATCAACTCCACAAAGAAGATATTCAAGCTTATGTTGATAGAATAAATGATCAACTCAAGTGGAGAGCTGAGAACTGGAAGTAA
- a CDS encoding carbohydrate ABC transporter permease: MINRRKPVRIGDAVFNTFNFVFMVLLMIVTLYPFLNTLAISFNNGVDTLRGGIYLWPREFSFQNYKAIFIGGNVFHAFLVSVERTVISTVLNLFLTTMLSFTLSRKEYVFRKPITIVFVLTMYFNAGIIPNYFLIKNLHLLNSFWVYVLPSLIAAFNMIVIRTFIIGIPESFVESARIDGAGDFRIFIQIIFPLCKPVLATIALFVAVGAWNTWFDTFLYCSSKQNLSTLQYELMKLLSSTQNFNANPALAAGVGANSQTADTMVTSLSIRAAITIVAAVPIIIVYPFLQRYFVVGLNVGGVKE, translated from the coding sequence ATGATTAATCGACGAAAACCCGTAAGGATAGGAGATGCAGTTTTTAACACTTTTAATTTTGTCTTCATGGTTTTACTTATGATTGTAACTCTCTATCCATTTTTAAATACACTTGCAATATCTTTTAACAATGGAGTTGATACTTTAAGGGGCGGAATATACCTTTGGCCTAGAGAATTTTCATTTCAAAATTATAAGGCTATATTCATAGGAGGTAACGTATTTCATGCGTTTTTGGTATCAGTAGAAAGAACAGTAATTTCTACAGTGCTAAATCTATTCCTTACAACAATGCTTTCCTTTACGCTAAGCAGAAAGGAATATGTATTCAGAAAGCCTATAACAATAGTGTTTGTATTAACAATGTACTTTAATGCGGGTATAATACCGAACTACTTCCTAATAAAGAATTTGCATTTGTTGAACAGCTTCTGGGTATATGTTTTGCCATCATTAATAGCAGCATTTAACATGATTGTTATTAGAACCTTTATTATAGGTATACCTGAAAGCTTTGTTGAATCTGCAAGAATAGATGGAGCAGGTGATTTCAGAATATTTATACAGATAATCTTTCCTTTATGTAAACCAGTACTGGCTACAATTGCACTATTCGTTGCAGTTGGTGCATGGAATACATGGTTTGATACCTTCCTGTATTGTTCATCAAAGCAGAACCTTAGTACGTTACAATATGAGTTGATGAAGCTGTTGAGTTCGACACAGAACTTTAATGCAAATCCTGCTTTGGCAGCAGGTGTTGGTGCTAATTCGCAAACTGCAGATACTATGGTTACGTCCTTATCTATTAGGGCTGCTATAACAATAGTAGCAGCTGTTCCGATAATTATTGTGTATCCATTCCTGCAAAGATACTTCGTTGTAGGTTTAAATGTTGGTGGAGTTAAAGAATAA
- a CDS encoding response regulator transcription factor, which translates to MFKVLLVDDEPMALEALRIVADWEELGFTVCGECSNGDEALNKIEDIKPDLVVTDLKMPGMDGLELIRKVMECVNSDIIFIIVSGYDEFDYAKEAMQYGVRYYVLKPVFKDEFSEVLLEIGNKLKKKYQLGKMTINNISTDIGSLLGKYLIGSLGEDEIRARMPEKISKSKAYWSYVCLGTPRVWETVNFKNDEISEDSLSTFKEMVNTVLEGIYIYPILTNTVIEGIVICITSEIQTNKIIETLKSSVSTLFGEGFYLGVGNTVNELSELSESMSQAHKAIDYRFFSAPGSIIYYQNIKDFSLNYSFKGIYKIEDMYKALDSLDEMRIKKAIEVVFSDFRREYTAPEIIKMYVVNIIYKSISIVTSLNGSTDQIPLLDSITAILAKSLIIDEMENMAHEYCFKFVIYAKSLKDKAKNSDMKLVDEYIRNNYTRNLTIREISKKLYIHPNYLGHQINKWFGCSFNEYLHGLRMEEAKNLIENTNLKVHEIAERVGYSSYSNFLDQFVKRFSIKPSDYKIMLNNKN; encoded by the coding sequence ATGTTTAAAGTTTTACTTGTAGATGATGAGCCCATGGCACTTGAAGCACTAAGAATTGTTGCAGATTGGGAAGAGCTTGGGTTTACCGTTTGCGGTGAATGCAGTAATGGAGATGAGGCATTAAATAAAATTGAAGATATAAAGCCCGACTTAGTGGTAACAGACTTAAAAATGCCCGGAATGGACGGACTGGAACTAATAAGGAAGGTTATGGAATGTGTAAATTCGGATATTATATTTATAATTGTAAGCGGCTATGATGAATTCGATTATGCAAAAGAGGCTATGCAGTATGGTGTCCGCTATTATGTTTTAAAACCCGTATTTAAGGACGAATTTTCAGAAGTACTTTTAGAAATAGGAAACAAACTCAAAAAGAAATATCAATTAGGTAAAATGACTATTAATAACATAAGTACGGATATAGGAAGTCTATTGGGAAAATACCTTATTGGAAGCTTAGGTGAAGATGAAATTAGGGCCAGAATGCCGGAAAAAATAAGTAAAAGTAAGGCATACTGGTCTTATGTGTGTTTGGGTACACCGCGGGTGTGGGAAACAGTGAATTTCAAAAACGATGAGATCAGTGAGGACAGCCTCAGTACATTTAAAGAGATGGTGAATACAGTCCTTGAAGGTATATATATTTACCCGATATTAACAAATACAGTTATTGAAGGTATTGTAATTTGTATTACAAGTGAAATTCAAACGAATAAGATAATAGAAACCCTAAAATCAAGTGTATCTACACTCTTTGGGGAAGGATTCTATTTAGGAGTAGGAAATACAGTAAATGAACTCTCGGAACTTTCTGAGTCCATGTCTCAGGCTCATAAGGCAATAGACTATAGATTTTTTAGTGCCCCAGGCAGTATTATCTACTATCAGAACATAAAGGATTTTTCACTAAATTACAGCTTTAAAGGAATTTACAAAATTGAGGACATGTATAAAGCCCTTGACAGCCTGGATGAAATGAGAATAAAAAAAGCAATTGAAGTAGTTTTTTCGGATTTCCGCAGGGAATATACAGCTCCAGAAATAATCAAAATGTATGTGGTTAACATTATATATAAAAGCATATCTATAGTAACCAGCTTAAACGGTAGTACAGACCAAATACCGCTCCTGGACTCAATTACCGCAATTCTTGCAAAAAGTTTGATAATAGATGAGATGGAAAACATGGCACATGAGTACTGTTTCAAATTCGTTATCTATGCAAAGAGCTTAAAAGATAAAGCTAAAAATTCAGATATGAAACTTGTTGATGAATATATAAGGAATAACTACACAAGAAACCTGACAATCAGGGAAATTTCCAAGAAACTTTATATTCATCCCAACTATCTCGGTCATCAAATAAATAAGTGGTTTGGATGCAGTTTCAATGAATATCTTCATGGTCTCAGAATGGAAGAAGCAAAAAATCTGATAGAAAATACCAATCTAAAAGTTCACGAAATAGCTGAAAGAGTCGGATACAGTTCGTATAGCAATTTTCTGGATCAGTTTGTCAAAAGATTCTCCATAAAACCCAGTGATTATAAAATTATGCTAAATAACAAGAACTAA
- a CDS encoding glycoside hydrolase family 2 TIM barrel-domain containing protein: protein MIIENYFENPKILHVGTMEKRAYYVPYPPEDVNKSSDRNKSERLHLLNGEWDFLYLKSVYNITDEFYLPGYDRAGFDKIPVPSVWQNHGYDRHQYTNIKYPFPYDPPHVPVDNPCGVYVREFYADTSWNGMRKYINFEGVDSCFYLWINGKFTGYSQVSHSTSEFDITDYVHEGVNTIAVLVLKWCDGSYFEDQDKFRTSGIFRDVYILIRPENHIRDFFVRTSLKEDYKKAEIKVDMDIFGSIPGIDYKLTDNSTGNIEAQGNANGKSISIEMDNPKLWSAEIPYLYTLIIRSDYEAISVQVGIREIKAEDGIVYLNGQKIKFKGVNRHDSDPVKGPAVDVKDMIKDLMLMKQHNINAIRTSHYPNSPLFTELCDKYGCYVIAEADIEAHGTTAVYGGGQDGKSFPMLAHDSEFEDAVIDRVESCVIRDKNHPCVVIWSLGNESGYGKNFESALDWLKGYDNSRLTHYESSLYPPEGYDADYSSLDLYSRMYASCEDIIEYFQGDNVSKPLILCEYSHAMGNGPGDLEEYHEQIERYDGLCGGFVWEWCDHAVYMGRTVDGRKKYLYGGDFGEFPHDGNFCVDGLVYPDRRVHTGLLEYKNVLRPLRLVNENSKDGKFTFKNMLDFINTKDFLFISYEVTKNGEVILDGVIDEPGLLDIQPHEKKDICLTLHGVEEGDCYIKFDYIQKYDTPFVGSGHLLGFDQVKLAVDKVGLKEDKITCILGEPDSKEGEISVVESDRNAIIIGNNFRYTFNKMTGVFDKLIYKNNVILDKPMNYNIWRAPTDNDRNVRHKWEEAGYDRTLSRSYNTQVFEENGNVRIITELSLLAVHIQRIMSISTEWNIAENGLISVNIQAERNMEMPFLPRFGLRLFLPEYIRNVEYFGYGPHESYADKRRSSYVGRFKSNVGRMHEDYLKPQENGSHWGCHYVKLASNCGLGLLVTGDETFSFNASYYTQEELTRKSHNFELEKCGSTVLCVDYAQSGIGSNSCGPELMEKYRFNAQRFHYTMFLRPFMEQPSTAIVKAAHNT from the coding sequence ATGATAATAGAAAATTATTTTGAAAACCCTAAAATACTGCATGTGGGTACTATGGAGAAAAGGGCTTACTACGTACCATACCCACCGGAAGATGTCAATAAAAGCAGTGACAGGAATAAGTCCGAAAGACTTCACTTATTAAACGGAGAGTGGGATTTTCTCTATTTAAAAAGTGTATACAATATAACGGATGAATTCTACTTACCCGGATATGACAGAGCAGGATTTGACAAGATACCTGTTCCTTCAGTGTGGCAGAACCATGGGTATGACAGACATCAGTATACAAATATAAAATATCCTTTTCCCTATGATCCTCCACATGTACCGGTAGATAACCCTTGTGGTGTTTATGTCAGAGAGTTTTACGCAGACACCAGTTGGAACGGGATGAGGAAGTATATCAATTTTGAAGGAGTTGATTCATGCTTCTACCTCTGGATAAATGGTAAATTTACAGGTTACAGTCAGGTTTCCCATTCTACCAGTGAATTTGATATCACAGACTATGTACATGAAGGAGTAAACACCATAGCAGTTCTTGTGCTAAAATGGTGTGATGGGAGTTATTTTGAAGATCAGGACAAGTTCAGGACATCTGGTATATTCAGAGATGTATATATTCTTATTAGGCCCGAGAATCATATAAGGGACTTTTTTGTAAGAACTTCACTGAAAGAGGATTATAAAAAGGCCGAAATAAAAGTGGATATGGACATCTTCGGAAGTATTCCTGGCATAGACTATAAACTTACAGATAATAGCACTGGTAATATTGAAGCACAAGGTAATGCAAATGGAAAAAGTATAAGTATTGAAATGGATAATCCGAAATTGTGGAGTGCGGAAATCCCTTATCTTTATACCCTAATTATTCGATCGGATTACGAGGCTATTTCTGTACAAGTAGGAATACGTGAAATAAAAGCTGAGGACGGTATTGTTTATCTTAACGGGCAAAAGATTAAATTCAAGGGGGTCAACCGACATGACTCCGACCCAGTAAAGGGGCCCGCTGTGGATGTTAAAGATATGATAAAAGACTTGATGCTTATGAAACAGCACAATATAAATGCCATTCGCACAAGTCATTACCCAAACTCACCTTTGTTTACAGAGCTTTGTGATAAATATGGCTGCTATGTTATTGCAGAAGCAGATATTGAAGCTCATGGCACAACAGCGGTTTATGGAGGTGGTCAAGATGGAAAATCATTTCCAATGCTGGCACATGACTCTGAATTTGAAGATGCTGTTATAGACCGCGTTGAGAGTTGTGTTATACGGGATAAGAATCATCCCTGTGTTGTTATATGGTCACTTGGGAATGAGTCCGGATATGGCAAAAATTTTGAAAGTGCTTTGGACTGGCTTAAAGGTTACGATAACAGCAGACTTACCCATTATGAAAGCTCACTATATCCACCGGAGGGTTATGATGCTGATTATAGCAGCTTGGATTTGTATAGCCGTATGTATGCCTCCTGTGAAGATATAATAGAATATTTCCAGGGAGATAACGTTTCTAAACCTCTTATTTTATGCGAATACTCCCATGCCATGGGTAACGGCCCGGGAGACCTTGAGGAATACCATGAGCAGATAGAGAGATATGATGGCTTGTGCGGAGGATTTGTTTGGGAGTGGTGCGACCATGCTGTGTACATGGGAAGAACTGTAGATGGCAGGAAAAAGTATCTCTATGGCGGAGATTTCGGAGAGTTTCCCCATGACGGCAATTTTTGTGTTGATGGGTTGGTCTATCCTGACAGAAGAGTTCATACTGGATTGCTTGAATATAAAAATGTGCTGAGACCGCTAAGACTTGTAAATGAAAACTCTAAAGATGGCAAATTCACCTTCAAAAACATGCTGGATTTTATCAATACAAAGGACTTCCTGTTTATTTCCTATGAAGTAACCAAAAATGGAGAGGTTATTTTAGACGGGGTTATAGACGAGCCCGGTTTACTTGACATACAGCCTCATGAGAAGAAGGATATATGCCTGACACTTCACGGTGTGGAAGAAGGGGATTGTTATATAAAATTTGATTATATACAAAAGTATGATACACCGTTTGTCGGAAGTGGTCATTTACTTGGTTTTGATCAGGTTAAGCTGGCTGTTGACAAGGTTGGTTTAAAGGAGGATAAAATAACCTGTATCCTCGGAGAACCGGATTCAAAGGAAGGAGAAATTTCGGTAGTAGAATCAGACAGAAACGCTATAATAATAGGAAATAATTTCCGTTACACATTCAATAAAATGACAGGTGTATTTGATAAGCTGATATACAAAAACAATGTAATTCTTGATAAGCCAATGAACTACAATATATGGAGAGCACCGACCGACAATGATAGAAACGTTCGGCATAAATGGGAAGAGGCAGGTTATGACAGAACACTCTCCAGATCATATAATACCCAAGTATTCGAGGAAAACGGCAATGTAAGGATAATAACGGAACTGTCCCTTTTGGCAGTCCACATCCAGAGAATAATGAGTATCAGTACAGAGTGGAATATAGCAGAGAATGGCCTTATATCGGTTAACATACAGGCTGAAAGAAATATGGAAATGCCGTTTCTGCCACGTTTTGGTCTGAGACTCTTTCTTCCCGAGTACATCAGAAATGTTGAATATTTTGGATATGGCCCCCACGAGAGCTATGCTGATAAGAGAAGGTCATCATACGTGGGACGTTTTAAGTCAAATGTGGGAAGGATGCATGAGGATTACCTGAAACCACAGGAAAATGGCAGTCACTGGGGGTGCCATTATGTAAAGTTGGCCTCGAATTGTGGTCTTGGGCTGCTGGTTACTGGAGATGAAACTTTTAGTTTTAATGCATCCTACTATACTCAGGAGGAATTGACAAGAAAAAGCCACAACTTTGAGTTGGAGAAGTGCGGAAGTACTGTACTTTGCGTAGACTACGCCCAAAGCGGGATTGGTTCTAACAGCTGCGGACCAGAGCTTATGGAGAAGTACCGTTTCAATGCACAAAGATTTCATTATACAATGTTCTTAAGACCTTTTATGGAGCAGCCTAGTACTGCTATTGTAAAAGCAGCTCATAATACGTAA